The sequence below is a genomic window from Thalassobaculum sp. OXR-137.
ATATGCCGCTCGCGGTCGTTCAGGGTCTCCATGGCGGAATTGAGAAGCAGGCGGCGCTTCTGCAGTTCCTCGTCCTCGGCCAGACGGGTCTCCTGGCTGACCTGGTCGTCGTCGACCAGCCAATCCTGCCATTCGCCCTCGCCGTCGATGCGCAGCGGCGCGTTCAGGGAATGGTCGGGGCTCGCCAGACGGCGGTTCATCGAGATGACGTCCGCCTCGGTCACGTCCAGACGCTCGGCGATGGCGGTGACCTTGTCGGGGGAGAGGTCGCCGTCCTCGATGGCCTGCATCTGGCCCTTGAGCTTGCGCAGGTTGAAGAACAGCTTCTTCTGGGCCGCGGTGGTGCCCATCTTCACCAGCGACCAGGAGTGCAGGATGTATTCCTGGATGGAAGCGCGGATCCACCACATGGCATAGGTGGCCAGACGGAAGCCGCGCTCCGGATCGAAGCGCTTTACCGCCTGCATCATGCCGACATTGCCCTCGGAGATCAGCTCGGCGACCGGCAGGCCGTAGCCGCGATAGCCCATGGCGATCTTGGCCACAAGACGCAGGTGGCTGGTGACCAGCTTGTGGGCCGCGTCGGTGTCGCCCTGCTCGCGCCAGTTCTTGGCGAGGATGTACTCCTCCTCCGGCTCGAGCATGGGAAACTTGCGGATCTCCTGGAGATACCGCGACAGATTGCCTTCGACGCTGATGGTGGGCAGTGTATTGCCGCTCGACGCCATGCGGTGTCCTTCTGGTTCGCTCTTCTAGTCCAAGTCGCTTTTTAGAAAGCCGCGGGCACGAGGGCTCGTTCCCGCAGACGCTATATTTAGGGTTCCAGATGGCAATTTGAAGGCAAAGCGTCAGCTATGCTTGAGCGCTCTCAGAAGCGTGATGAGATCGTCCGGCAGCGGGCTTTCGAAGCTGAGCGGCTCGCCGGTTACCGGGTGCTCGAACCCCAGCACCGCCGCATGCAGCGCCTGGCGCGGAAAATGACGCACGGCCTCGCGGGCCCCGGACGGGATGCGCGACACCCGGGCGCCGTGTCCGCGGCCGTAGATCGGGTCGCCGATGAGCGGATGGCCGATATGGCTCAGGTGCACCCGGATCTGGTGGGTCCGCCCCGTCTCCAGTCGGCATTCCAGCAGGGCCGCCCCGTCCGGCCTCTCCAGCGAGCGGTAATGGGTGACGGCATAGCGGCCCTTGGCCTCGTCGACCACCGCCATGCGCTTGCGGTCCCTGGGGTGGCGGCCGACCGGGGCGTCGATGGTTCCCGCCGGCGGAACCGGGTGGCCGAAGCAGACCGCCCGATAGGCCCGGTCGATGTCATGGGCGGCGAAGCGCGCGGCCAGCGCCGAATGGGCCCGGTCGGTCTTGGCCACGACCAGCAGGCCGGAGGTGTCCTTGTCGATGCGGTGGACGATACCGGGCCGGCGCACCCCGCCGATGCCGGACAGGCTGTCGCCGCAATGGGCGATCAGGGCGTTCACCAGCGTGTCGCGCGGCGAGCCGGGCGCCGGATGGACCGTCATCCCGGCCGGCTTGTCGATCACGATGAGCTCGGAATCCTCGAACACCACCGTCAGCGGGATATCCTGCCCCTCCGGCTCCGCCGCCTCCGGCGGCGGCAAGGTGATGCGGTACTGCGCGCCCGGTTTGACCGCCGCCGAGGGGTCGGTTATCGTCGTCGGGCCGTCGCTGACATTTCCCTGTTGAATCAACGACTTCAATCGGGATCTGGACAGCAGCGGCGCGTCTTCCAGACGCTCGACCGCCCCGGCCAGCCAGCGGTCGAGCCGATCGGCCGGTACCGCCGCCAGGGCGTCGCCGGAAGCATCGACAACCAGTAACTCGGCATCCGGCGCCAAGTCGTCGGGATCAGACAGGATGGGATCATCGCTCATGAGCGGCACCATAGGCGAAGGCCCCTCCGGCGAGAAGCGGCGCGAGGTCCCCTATCTCGGGATCGTTAAGATCGCCAGTGTCGTCATGGGTATCATGATCGTGGTCGGACTGGCGGTGATCGGCGTCACCATCGCCAAACGGCTGTCCGGTGCGGGTGAGGAGAGCGCCGCGGTCGCGCCCGCCGGGCCAGCGACCGCCTCTTCGGTCACCGCCGCCCTAGGAGCTCCGGGCGACCTCGACGTCGCGATCCCCGCCGGGTCTCGGGTCGTGGCGGTGGAATCGGACGGCCGCCGGCTGATCGTCCGGCTGACGCTGTCCGGCGGCGACACCGCCGCCCTTCTGCTCGACGCCGATACCGGCGCCCGCCTCGGCCTGCTGACGCTGGTTCCGGAGAACCGTTGACCCGGCCCGGATCCGGTCAGAAGAACTGGAACATGTCCGAGGTGAGTTGAGCCGTCGTCAGCCCCATGATCCGGATGAAGTTGCTATTGCCGAGATCGACCTCCACGTGACCGTCGGGATTGTCGCTGGCGGCCGAGCGTAGGGCAGCGAAACCGACCAGGCCCGAGCCGTTGACGTTGCTCACGATCACGATGATATCGCCAGCCGCGCTGTCGAAATCGACGATGACGTCGTACCCGTTGGACGCGCCCACATAGACCGTGTCCCGGCCCGAGCCCGTATAGATCCAGTCCACGCCCTGGCCACCGGACAGAACGTCATTGCCGTTTCCGCCGTCCAGGACGTCGATACCGGCGGCGCCGCCGGCCGGCCCGCCATACAGCGCATCGTCGCCGTCGCCGCCGGAGAGACGGTCGTCGCCGGTGCCGCCGGACAGGGTGTCGTCGTGTCGGTTGCCGACCAGCCGGTCGTCCCCGACGCCCCCCTGGATCAGGTCGTCCCCCTGGCCGCCGAACAGCGTGTCGTTCCCGACCTGTCCCGAGAGGCTGTCATTGGCGAAGTTGCCGTAGAGAATGTCGTCCTCCCGCCCGCCGAAGAGCGCGTCGGCATCCTGACCGCCGAACAAGGTGTCGCTGTCCCGGTTGCCGTACAGGATGTCGGCCTGCTGGTTGCCGTAGACCACGTCGGCGCCGCCGCTGCCGATCACCGTGTCGCTCCCCTCGCCGCCGAACACCCCATCGTTCCCGCCTTCGCCGTCGAGGCTGTCGTCGCCAGCGCCCGACCCGATCGTATCGTCGCCGTCGCCGCCGAGCAGGGTGTCGTCGCCCTCACCCAGTGAGATGAACTGGGAGGCGCTATCCCCCGTGGCGAAATTGTTTCCGCTGCCGCCGTTCACGGTGGCCGAGCCGATGATGCTGGCAAATTCGATGTTGTCCAATTGGACGGTCGATCCCGTCGGCAGGGAGCGAACGTCGATGACGAAGGCTTCGGACGACCCACTGCCGGTCCCCGAGGCGGAGCCGGAGATGACGATCGGCGTCGACAGGCTGGCCGCGGACGTCGTCGGCACCAGGGTTCGCACATCGAGGGTCGCACCGGGGGCCAGGTGACCGAAGAAGGTCCTCAACCCCGAGATGACCCCCGCGCCGCTCCCCGGCTGTCGGGCGTCCACGGCGGCGATGAGGGTGGACAGCGCGTCGGAGGGCGTCTGGGAAGCGCTCGGCCCTTCGGCCACGATCGAGGTCTGAGCCGGCAGCGTGGCGGTGACCCCAGTTCCGGCGGCGGCGGAGCCCTGCACGATGGCGGCGGATGCCGTTGCGGTAGTCGATGGATTCTGGATTGTCTGGGTCTGGGTGGTGACCGTACCCCCGGTGCTGGTCGTCGTGGTGACGGTCGTTGTCGTGGTGGTGGCCGGGACGGAGGTGGTGGGCGTCGACGGGGCCGCCGGGGTGGGAGACGCGCCGCCGCCGCCACCGCCCGGCGACCCGTCGCCGGCGCCGGGCGGGGCCGCGATGGTCAGGGCGAGCGTCGGCGAGTCGGCCGAGGCGTTTCCAGCGGGATCCAGTTCCCGGACGGTGATGCCATAGCTGCCCGGCGCCAGGGCGCCTGCGGTGACCGTATAGGTTCCGTCCGCCTCGCTGACGAAGGAGCCGACGATCACGCCGTTCGCCAGCAGGGCGTGCGCGGCGGACGCAGTGACGCCTGATCCGACGAAGGTCGGCGTCGTCACGGACGTCACATTGTCCGTGCTGCTGGCCCCGTCATCGTTGGACGCAATCAGGTCGGGAACGGCGATCACGCCCGGCGCGGCCGGAGCGATAAGGTCGATCTGGATGTCGAGCGTGGCGCTGGCAGGGGCTTCATTGCCCGCGATATCCTCGGCGACGACGGTGACGGCATGGGATCCGGCAGGCAGCGGGTCGGAGACCGTGGCACGCCACGCGCCGGTCGCATCCGCGACTGCCGATCCGACCGTGGCGCCGCCGACACGAATCTGCACAGCCCCGCCGGGAACGGCCCCCTGCCCCGAGAAGGTTGGGGTCGCCGTGTTGGTGAGGTTGTCCGTGCTGCTGACACCGTGGTCGCTGGACGCATCCAGGTCCGGAGCGCCGGCAGCCGGGGGGGCCGTTCTATCCACCGTCACGCGCAGCGCGGCGGAAAGAGGTCCGTCATTGCCCGCCGCGTCGGTGACGCCGACCGTCACGTCATGGCTGCCTTCCGCCAGAGTCTCGGTGACGGTCCACGACCCGCTGCTTGCGGCGACCGTGGAGACCGTTGCCCCATCGACGATCAGGTGCACCCGGTCTCCGTCGGAAGCGGCGCCCGTAAAGGTCTGGGACGCAGACGCGGTCGTGTTGTCTGTGGCGGAGACGCCCGTATCCGTCCCGGCTGCCAGATCCGGCGCGGCCAGAGCGGCCGGCGCCGTGGTGTCCAGCGTGATATCCAAGGGGGCCGATGCGACGCTGACATTTCCGGCGAGATCGGCCTGGACGACCGTGATGGCATTCAGTCCCTCAGACAGGGCGCCGGCAAAGGTGTAGCTCCAGGTGCCGTCGGCCGAGGCCGTCACACTGCCAACGGACACGCCGTCATCGTGGATGTCGATGGAGGCGCCGGCCTCCGCCCCGCTGCCATGGACCGTCGGTCTGGCGACGGCGGTCACGGCGTCCTGGCTGCTGGCTCCGCTGTCGCTGGCGGTCGCCAACGTCGGCCGATCCGGCGCGACGACGCCGGTATCGACCGTGAGCGAGAGGGGTGGACTGACCGGGCTCTGATTTCCCGCCGCATCTTCCGATACCGCGGTGATGGCGTGAACTCCGTCGGGCAGGGCGTCTGGAACCGTGAACGTCCATTCCCCGCTCCCAGTCGCCACCGCCGTGCCGATCCCCGTGCCGTCCAGGAGGATGCGCACAGTGGCATCAGGACCGGCCCCCGCCCCGGTGAGGGTGGGCCGCGCGATACGGGTCACATCGTCCACGGCGCTGGCCCCGCTGTCGCTCTCGGCCAGAAGATCGGGCCGGACGGGTGCAGTGGAGGGGGCGGTGGTATCGACCGTCAGGGTCAGCGCGTCGGA
It includes:
- a CDS encoding RluA family pseudouridine synthase, whose translation is MSDDPILSDPDDLAPDAELLVVDASGDALAAVPADRLDRWLAGAVERLEDAPLLSRSRLKSLIQQGNVSDGPTTITDPSAAVKPGAQYRITLPPPEAAEPEGQDIPLTVVFEDSELIVIDKPAGMTVHPAPGSPRDTLVNALIAHCGDSLSGIGGVRRPGIVHRIDKDTSGLLVVAKTDRAHSALAARFAAHDIDRAYRAVCFGHPVPPAGTIDAPVGRHPRDRKRMAVVDEAKGRYAVTHYRSLERPDGAALLECRLETGRTHQIRVHLSHIGHPLIGDPIYGRGHGARVSRIPSGAREAVRHFPRQALHAAVLGFEHPVTGEPLSFESPLPDDLITLLRALKHS
- the rpoH gene encoding RNA polymerase sigma factor RpoH — translated: MASSGNTLPTISVEGNLSRYLQEIRKFPMLEPEEEYILAKNWREQGDTDAAHKLVTSHLRLVAKIAMGYRGYGLPVAELISEGNVGMMQAVKRFDPERGFRLATYAMWWIRASIQEYILHSWSLVKMGTTAAQKKLFFNLRKLKGQMQAIEDGDLSPDKVTAIAERLDVTEADVISMNRRLASPDHSLNAPLRIDGEGEWQDWLVDDDQVSQETRLAEDEELQKRRLLLNSAMETLNDRERHILTERRLRDDPTTLEDLSQEYGISRERVRQIEVRAFEKLQKSIKNAAMEQKLLQERV
- a CDS encoding Ig-like domain-containing protein, yielding MDARRRLTGPSFDTPGRPERNTRAALSIFRKRRCPNNLKRRETSLREILFVDLAVGRAVLLLKGVRPGIEVVYLPADGNALAAMAAAITGGAPVKALHILSHGGPGSLRLCGGNLDVAGLKASGRHAGIVRSGLAEGAEVLLYGCSVAAGKPGAAFVAELEATFGCTVRASDRPVGGVEMGGSWPEVARVPLAFGAEVRAAYPARLATQPYSDMALFRCYPRLIHYEEGVVSIRFGMPGEHADTTPNTQSSDEDVVWSSQVSRSTIQAILAHQPPDWPMEMARVRSRFTPDEADDRGRIEERGMAEDPLPSVALANDTYALPAFSVDVTPPRTLGPPDLVATSDLGLSSTDNITSSVTPEFTGSAVSGDIVSILVGGVTAGTVTAVDGSWTFVHSLTAGSYAISVHATDAAGNVGATSSALGLTIDTSAPGPAQQPDLLPTSDSGASNTDNITSRSQPSVVGIGGLPDALVHILVDGVTAGSAAVNGAGRWTYTFDEPIADGAHVITAVASDIAGNDAAPSGGLAVVVDTTAPALSAPDLASASDSGVSPSDNVTNSPTQQLTGTASDGDRISIMVSGWTVQTVTAEDGVWSSTHTFGEGVHSVSVQGKDLAGNLGAPSPALVLTVDATAPAVLAAPDLLAISDTGLSDQDNVTRSTIQRLAGAAADGDIVSILVDGVTAGTVTALDGSWSATQNLGEGTYEIAVQATDRAGNVGQVSDALTLTVDTTAPSTAPVRPDLLAESDSGASAVDDVTRIARPTLTGAGAGPDATVRILLDGTGIGTAVATGSGEWTFTVPDALPDGVHAITAVSEDAAGNQSPVSPPLSLTVDTGVVAPDRPTLATASDSGASSQDAVTAVARPTVHGSGAEAGASIDIHDDGVSVGSVTASADGTWSYTFAGALSEGLNAITVVQADLAGNVSVASAPLDITLDTTAPAALAAPDLAAGTDTGVSATDNTTASASQTFTGAASDGDRVHLIVDGATVSTVAASSGSWTVTETLAEGSHDVTVGVTDAAGNDGPLSAALRVTVDRTAPPAAGAPDLDASSDHGVSSTDNLTNTATPTFSGQGAVPGGAVQIRVGGATVGSAVADATGAWRATVSDPLPAGSHAVTVVAEDIAGNEAPASATLDIQIDLIAPAAPGVIAVPDLIASNDDGASSTDNVTSVTTPTFVGSGVTASAAHALLANGVIVGSFVSEADGTYTVTAGALAPGSYGITVRELDPAGNASADSPTLALTIAAPPGAGDGSPGGGGGGASPTPAAPSTPTTSVPATTTTTTVTTTTSTGGTVTTQTQTIQNPSTTATASAAIVQGSAAAGTGVTATLPAQTSIVAEGPSASQTPSDALSTLIAAVDARQPGSGAGVISGLRTFFGHLAPGATLDVRTLVPTTSAASLSTPIVISGSASGTGSGSSEAFVIDVRSLPTGSTVQLDNIEFASIIGSATVNGGSGNNFATGDSASQFISLGEGDDTLLGGDGDDTIGSGAGDDSLDGEGGNDGVFGGEGSDTVIGSGGADVVYGNQQADILYGNRDSDTLFGGQDADALFGGREDDILYGNFANDSLSGQVGNDTLFGGQGDDLIQGGVGDDRLVGNRHDDTLSGGTGDDRLSGGDGDDALYGGPAGGAAGIDVLDGGNGNDVLSGGQGVDWIYTGSGRDTVYVGASNGYDVIVDFDSAAGDIIVIVSNVNGSGLVGFAALRSAASDNPDGHVEVDLGNSNFIRIMGLTTAQLTSDMFQFF